A part of Desulfomicrobium baculatum DSM 4028 genomic DNA contains:
- a CDS encoding TetR/AcrR family transcriptional regulator: MSKRDEILAAAQALFAEYGYAGTTMRMIAERAGVAFGLVSHYFGNKEKLFLVAGHEMIDAMLLGIRRDMEVAKNGLQAVDIFVNSYLSYTLANRATFPTLIRCSPFSDDNPHLDRQKIGVKFEELIREIEVNLERGIADGTIVQVPVKDCALMIYAAMVGAVRTVFLSPFGQPGLFEETRRFIQRSLRR, translated from the coding sequence GTGAGTAAACGTGACGAGATTTTGGCGGCGGCCCAGGCCCTTTTTGCCGAGTACGGCTACGCCGGCACGACCATGCGCATGATCGCCGAGCGCGCGGGGGTGGCGTTCGGGCTTGTGTCCCATTACTTCGGAAACAAGGAGAAGCTGTTTCTGGTGGCCGGGCACGAGATGATCGACGCCATGCTGCTGGGTATCAGGCGGGATATGGAGGTGGCCAAAAACGGGCTGCAGGCCGTGGATATTTTCGTGAATTCCTATCTCTCCTACACCCTGGCCAACCGGGCGACCTTTCCCACCCTGATCCGCTGCTCGCCGTTCAGTGACGACAATCCGCATCTGGATCGCCAGAAGATCGGCGTGAAGTTCGAGGAATTGATCAGGGAAATCGAGGTCAATCTGGAGCGCGGCATCGCCGACGGGACCATCGTCCAGGTTCCGGTCAAGGACTGCGCCCTCATGATCTACGCGGCCATGGTCGGGGCGGTGCGTACGGTTTTTCTCAGTCCTTTCGGACAGCCGGGACTTTTCGAGGAGACCAGGCGCTTTATCCAGCGGTCGTTACGGAGATAG
- a CDS encoding DsrE family protein: MAKFLFILGKDDNEAATRCFQFARIAHSKGHHVNLFFIDEGVRWADTARDLGQRTVTGDCPGDYLPYLVQKEVGIGICTPCATNRGMDEARFFPNMQLDGAPHLIDLAAESRVFNF, encoded by the coding sequence ATGGCCAAATTCCTGTTTATTCTCGGCAAGGACGACAACGAAGCGGCGACCCGCTGTTTCCAGTTCGCGCGCATCGCCCACTCCAAGGGACACCATGTGAACCTGTTCTTCATCGACGAAGGGGTGCGCTGGGCGGACACGGCCAGGGATCTCGGACAAAGGACCGTGACCGGCGATTGTCCGGGGGACTATCTGCCCTATCTTGTCCAGAAAGAGGTCGGGATCGGGATCTGCACGCCCTGCGCCACGAACCGGGGAATGGATGAAGCCCGCTTCTTCCCGAACATGCAGCTCGACGGAGCTCCGCACCTCATCGACCTGGCCGCCGAATCCAGGGTCTTCAATTTCTAG